Proteins encoded in a region of the Alosa sapidissima isolate fAloSap1 chromosome 19, fAloSap1.pri, whole genome shotgun sequence genome:
- the LOC121693422 gene encoding CD59 glycoprotein-like, with translation MKAFLVALLLMMTVANGCALKCRRCVPSVPGGRCTVSTETCSSNMDACVAARFLISPFSYFNRCIKMSDCRILQRSPYIKANCCQTDMCNISSF, from the exons ATGAAGGCTTTCCTGGTAGCCTTGCTCCTGATGATGACAGTGGCAAATG GATGTGCTCTGAAGTGCAGACGCTGTGTTCCTTCGGTACCAGGCGGAAGATGTACCGTATCCACGGAGACCTGCTCCTCTAACATGGATGCCTGTGTTGCCGCCCGCTTCCTCATCTCCCCCT TCTCATACTTCAACAGGTGCATTAAAATGAGCGACTGCAGGATCCTGCAGAGGAGCCCCTACATAAAAGCCAACTGCTGCCAGACAGACATGTGCAATATCTCCAGCTTTTAG
- the ly97.3 gene encoding CD59B glycoprotein, whose product MKTLVLALVLLLAVSSFALDCNRCVPVKPGGTCTVTTETCPPEKDACASTKFLTPPYSYYQKCMRMSDCEMLQTNAYINIKCCQKDLCNVF is encoded by the exons ATGAAGACTCTTGTCCTggccctcgtcctcctcttAGCGGTCAGCA GTTTTGCACTGGACTGCAATCGCTGTGTTCCGGTGAAACCAGGAGGAACCTGTACTGTTACCACGGAAACCTGCCCACCTGAAAAAGATGCGTGTGCATCAACCAAGTTCCTCACACCGCCCT ATTCTTACTACCAGAAGTGCATGAGAATGTCTGACTGCGAGATGCTGCAGACCAATGCCTACATCAACATCAAGTGCTGCCAGAAGGACCTCTGCAATGTCTTCTAG